The uncultured Desulfobulbus sp. genome window below encodes:
- a CDS encoding cofactor-independent phosphoglycerate mutase has translation MKYILLIGDGMGDVPVPALNNQTPLEAAATPTMDRLAVASEMLQVRTVPEGYPPGSDVANLSLMGYEPEKYYTGRAPLEAASLGVELSSDEFAFRCNLVHVEHDAAGRMTMIDYSAGHITTEESTQLIAALQEAFNAEDIALYPGVSYRHLLVFSGQLPAGFSTVPPHDYSDQEVTSFYKEYEKVPSLALIMDRAQEILANHPVNQDRERQGKRSANAVWLWGEGKRPAMETLDARFGIRGGLISAVDLLKGLGVLGGLEIIHVEGATGYLDTNYAGKAQAAIDVLKKEDFVLVHVEAPDETGHQGLAQEKVQAVADFDAKIVKPIVEEMERLGEEFRVVITMDHFTPIHRRTHEDWPVPMFIYDSRGVAQAAGRTYSEANVLAAVEENGLKLDSGAAFFRRFVEQE, from the coding sequence ATGAAATATATTCTCTTGATCGGTGACGGTATGGGGGATGTACCCGTGCCGGCCCTGAATAACCAGACTCCGCTTGAAGCGGCCGCAACCCCCACCATGGATCGGTTGGCTGTCGCTTCGGAAATGCTCCAGGTGCGCACTGTTCCCGAAGGCTACCCTCCGGGCAGTGATGTGGCCAATCTCTCCTTGATGGGCTACGAACCGGAGAAATATTACACCGGGCGAGCGCCGTTGGAGGCTGCCAGCCTGGGGGTGGAGCTTAGCTCTGATGAGTTTGCCTTTCGCTGCAACCTGGTCCATGTGGAGCACGATGCCGCTGGTCGCATGACCATGATCGATTACAGCGCAGGTCACATCACCACGGAAGAGAGTACCCAGTTGATTGCGGCGCTGCAGGAAGCCTTCAATGCAGAGGACATTGCGCTCTATCCCGGTGTGAGTTACCGCCATCTGCTTGTTTTTAGCGGCCAGCTTCCCGCAGGTTTTTCCACCGTACCTCCCCATGACTATTCCGATCAGGAGGTGACTTCTTTCTACAAAGAGTATGAAAAAGTGCCATCGCTGGCGCTGATCATGGATAGGGCTCAGGAAATTCTCGCAAATCATCCCGTGAATCAGGATCGAGAGCGTCAGGGAAAACGGAGTGCCAATGCGGTCTGGCTCTGGGGTGAGGGCAAACGTCCGGCCATGGAAACCTTAGACGCGCGTTTTGGTATTCGCGGGGGATTGATCTCAGCGGTCGATCTGCTTAAAGGGCTTGGAGTGCTTGGGGGGCTTGAGATTATCCATGTGGAAGGAGCCACCGGCTATCTGGATACCAACTATGCCGGAAAGGCCCAGGCTGCCATCGATGTGCTGAAAAAAGAGGACTTTGTCCTGGTGCATGTGGAGGCGCCCGATGAGACCGGCCATCAGGGGCTGGCACAAGAAAAAGTGCAGGCCGTGGCCGATTTTGATGCCAAGATCGTCAAACCCATTGTCGAGGAGATGGAACGGCTTGGTGAAGAATTTCGTGTGGTTATCACCATGGACCACTTCACCCCTATCCATCGCCGCACCCACGAAGACTGGCCCGTGCCCATGTTTATCTACGATTCCCGTGGTGTGGCTCAGGCCGCTGGCCGTACCTATTCAGAGGCAAACGTCTTGGCTGCGGTGGAGGAAAACGGGCTCAAACTTGATTCCGGCGCGGCCTTCTTTCGCCGTTTTGTCGAGCAGGAGTAA
- a CDS encoding thioesterase family protein — MAKINVSLQEPIFSTTYRVIYGDTDAAGVVYNANYLRYFEIGRTEMMRAWALPYSAIEELGCVLPVTESYLRFKASAAYDDLLTISTSLIEVTKLTCRFHYAITREEADGKSTLLVRGFTVHACINRDGKLTRFPAPVLEKIQAILEKRNAAKEKG, encoded by the coding sequence ATGGCTAAAATCAACGTCAGCCTGCAGGAGCCGATCTTCAGCACGACCTACCGGGTGATCTATGGGGATACCGATGCCGCCGGGGTTGTGTATAACGCCAACTACCTGCGCTATTTCGAGATTGGCCGTACCGAGATGATGCGGGCCTGGGCCTTGCCCTATAGTGCCATTGAGGAGCTGGGGTGTGTCCTGCCGGTGACCGAATCCTACCTGCGTTTCAAGGCCTCTGCCGCCTATGATGATCTTCTCACCATCAGTACCTCGCTAATCGAGGTGACCAAGCTGACCTGTCGTTTTCATTACGCTATCACCCGTGAAGAGGCGGATGGGAAATCAACGCTGCTGGTGAGGGGCTTTACTGTCCATGCCTGCATCAACCGGGACGGCAAGCTCACCCGTTTTCCTGCACCAGTATTGGAAAAGATTCAGGCAATCTTGGAAAAAAGGAACGCAGCGAAAGAAAAAGGTTGA
- a CDS encoding substrate-binding domain-containing protein produces the protein MTMGQVARALNILWAVLLFLFGPLQQVASAVIVSGDSLRQELATQSSAQWTLPQTGPPGLKGQTIVFIAEDLRNGGVLGVGVGVREAAAAMGWKVHFVDIGGQDEQRQEAFQRARDLSPDGIILGGVDLQKNLQYIQKIHADGIPMVGWHSAPEVHERGKKLIGRDVTTDPVLVAQTAAQYLLTHAQKAVGVVLFTDSRFAIARQKTAAMAALIERCPQCSLLETVDLPLENVGAAMPEIVERLVHQYGERWQYTLAINDLYFDHAASTLAMLGHAPQDPPYNISAGDGSSSAFFRIRKNIYQKATVAEPLLFQGWQCIDELNRMLQGQATSGFIAPPELITKENIDRQKKLLDFFEPDNGYRENYLRIWRRGGAK, from the coding sequence ATGACTATGGGACAGGTAGCCAGGGCATTGAACATCTTGTGGGCTGTGTTGCTTTTTTTGTTTGGGCCACTGCAACAGGTCGCTTCTGCTGTCATCGTCTCTGGGGATTCTCTCCGTCAGGAGCTGGCAACGCAATCAAGTGCGCAATGGACGCTTCCGCAAACTGGGCCTCCAGGTCTGAAGGGGCAGACAATTGTTTTTATCGCGGAAGATCTACGGAACGGCGGCGTGCTCGGCGTGGGAGTTGGTGTGCGGGAAGCAGCCGCTGCCATGGGCTGGAAGGTGCACTTTGTAGACATTGGTGGGCAGGATGAACAACGGCAGGAAGCTTTTCAGCGAGCCCGGGATCTCTCCCCAGATGGTATTATCCTTGGTGGTGTTGATCTCCAAAAGAATCTGCAATACATCCAAAAGATTCATGCCGATGGCATTCCCATGGTGGGTTGGCATTCGGCACCGGAGGTTCATGAACGGGGAAAAAAGCTAATCGGCCGGGATGTCACCACCGATCCTGTCCTCGTCGCCCAAACTGCGGCCCAGTATCTGCTTACTCACGCCCAAAAGGCGGTCGGAGTCGTCTTGTTTACCGATAGTCGTTTTGCTATCGCACGGCAAAAAACTGCGGCTATGGCAGCTCTCATTGAACGTTGTCCCCAATGCAGCCTGCTTGAGACTGTTGATCTGCCACTGGAAAATGTGGGGGCTGCAATGCCTGAAATCGTCGAACGACTGGTGCACCAGTACGGTGAGCGCTGGCAATACACTCTTGCCATTAATGATTTGTATTTCGATCATGCTGCCTCCACCTTGGCTATGCTTGGGCATGCGCCCCAAGACCCTCCCTATAATATCTCCGCAGGTGACGGCAGCTCTTCCGCCTTTTTTCGTATCCGTAAAAACATCTACCAAAAGGCCACCGTGGCGGAACCACTCCTTTTTCAGGGCTGGCAATGTATTGATGAGCTGAACAGGATGCTTCAGGGGCAGGCCACCAGTGGCTTTATCGCGCCACCGGAGCTGATTACCAAGGAAAATATCGACCGCCAAAAAAAATTGCTCGATTTCTTTGAGCCAGACAATGGCTACCGCGAGAATTACCTGCGAATCTGGAGAAGAGGTGGCGCGAAATGA
- a CDS encoding GGDEF domain-containing protein: protein MIVPRLYSIQAKFSILLIIMVGIILGGQVFSVLLSNRFLATTKYFVNGTLPSIRMARTLEKAVYQLGGFSHGFVHHHSYKNLQDHYFALRATLDEVEKITVTLSQEGGLVDILSLNLVSQAIRSHAAVVFQIDLNMSQQQTQTLDTQANLDLLIHELEELSKRLEQLTAAYVENVFGQYKMSSRQVISEIEWAIRLKLLLGVFSIVVLCLLYYIIVTRGFAGRLSQISRAMNEESMENGDRNIPLDGNDEISAMARSALALLDKAQRLRELATIDELTQAYNRRRFFELADKEAKRASRTKQGAVFLMIDLDHFKQINDTYGHDFGDRVLSETVRACKQTIREIDIFARYGGEEFVLLMPETSLVQGKVAAQRLLATVASLDFSKDGAAPVHITASIGLAGAQLGEVRVYTALKNADRALYRAKELGRNRIEIFEEGYTGN, encoded by the coding sequence ATGATTGTTCCGCGGTTGTATTCGATCCAGGCAAAGTTTTCTATCCTGCTGATCATCATGGTTGGCATCATTCTTGGCGGTCAAGTGTTCTCTGTCCTCCTCTCTAACAGATTCCTGGCGACAACGAAATATTTTGTGAATGGCACCTTACCGAGCATACGCATGGCCAGAACTCTTGAAAAGGCTGTCTATCAACTGGGTGGTTTTTCCCATGGGTTTGTTCACCATCATAGCTATAAAAATTTACAGGACCACTACTTTGCGCTTCGTGCAACCCTTGATGAGGTGGAAAAAATAACCGTTACCCTGTCGCAGGAAGGTGGCCTGGTGGATATTCTTTCCCTGAATCTGGTGAGCCAGGCTATTCGTAGCCATGCCGCTGTTGTCTTCCAGATAGATCTTAACATGAGCCAACAGCAAACGCAGACGCTCGATACTCAGGCAAATTTGGATCTTCTGATCCATGAGCTCGAGGAGCTTTCCAAGCGTCTGGAGCAGTTGACTGCAGCCTATGTCGAAAATGTTTTTGGACAATATAAAATGAGCTCACGACAGGTCATCTCTGAGATTGAGTGGGCAATTCGACTCAAGCTGTTGCTTGGAGTTTTTTCAATTGTTGTCTTGTGCCTGCTCTACTATATCATTGTTACCCGAGGGTTTGCTGGCCGCTTGAGCCAAATCAGCAGGGCTATGAATGAAGAATCGATGGAAAATGGTGACAGGAATATTCCTCTGGATGGCAATGATGAAATATCAGCCATGGCCAGATCAGCCCTGGCACTTTTGGATAAGGCACAACGCCTGCGTGAACTGGCAACCATTGATGAGTTAACTCAGGCCTATAACCGCAGAAGGTTTTTTGAGTTGGCTGATAAAGAAGCTAAAAGGGCGTCGCGCACCAAGCAGGGGGCTGTATTTCTTATGATCGATCTCGATCATTTCAAGCAGATCAACGACACCTATGGACATGATTTTGGCGATAGAGTGCTGTCTGAAACTGTACGTGCCTGCAAGCAAACCATACGTGAAATCGATATTTTTGCTCGCTATGGGGGGGAGGAATTTGTTTTATTGATGCCAGAAACCTCACTGGTTCAGGGGAAAGTAGCGGCACAACGTCTCCTTGCAACTGTGGCTTCTCTAGATTTTTCAAAGGATGGAGCTGCACCCGTGCATATAACTGCCAGTATTGGACTGGCGGGGGCACAGTTGGGAGAAGTTAGGGTCTATACAGCCCTGAAAAATGCAGATAGAGCCCTGTACCGGGCCAAGGAGCTGGGGCGAAATAGGATCGAAATATTTGAGGAGGGGTACACTGGAAACTAA
- a CDS encoding formate dehydrogenase accessory protein FdhE, with the protein MSTTTLSHGQSQAVSCTITSLHLPHAPIFADRAHRCQVLAKDNPFARQLTFCAALAKQQDLEFQQFPSLPLPDEPLLQHCQKYEIPPLSPAGWPPHPHWQELVHRLIRATAPELSQKDQQALQRCPTTDISWLDLQKSHLLGGNRQLLEPMIIPIISGALQVQWSSLAARLSMQGLRSASQHSRCPVCGSLPVAATCGLTETTTHSRDLHCSLCNSVWKIDANTCSTCGSNEGLDTQNSCEHLPHVQAEICHYCRSYLKRINNDLAVEAEPVADDLASMELDRRMLAKGLSRSGVNLLLLPQV; encoded by the coding sequence ATGTCCACGACAACCTTATCCCACGGTCAATCACAGGCAGTATCGTGCACCATCACATCTCTGCATCTCCCCCATGCACCCATCTTTGCCGATAGAGCACACCGTTGTCAGGTCTTAGCAAAGGATAATCCCTTTGCACGTCAGCTCACATTTTGTGCCGCTCTGGCAAAACAACAGGATCTGGAATTCCAGCAGTTCCCTTCATTGCCTCTACCCGATGAACCTTTACTCCAGCACTGTCAGAAATATGAAATACCGCCGCTTTCTCCTGCGGGTTGGCCCCCACATCCCCACTGGCAGGAACTGGTGCATCGACTGATCAGAGCCACCGCCCCTGAACTCTCCCAGAAAGACCAACAGGCCCTGCAACGATGCCCGACAACGGATATCAGCTGGCTGGACCTCCAAAAATCACATTTGCTGGGTGGCAACAGGCAGCTGCTCGAACCAATGATCATCCCCATCATCAGTGGAGCGCTCCAGGTACAGTGGAGTTCCCTGGCCGCCCGGTTATCGATGCAAGGTTTACGAAGTGCAAGCCAACACTCTCGCTGTCCGGTCTGTGGAAGTCTTCCCGTTGCGGCCACTTGCGGCCTAACGGAGACGACAACACATTCGCGCGACCTCCACTGCTCTTTATGCAACAGCGTCTGGAAAATCGATGCAAACACCTGCAGCACCTGTGGAAGTAATGAAGGGCTTGATACGCAAAACAGCTGTGAACACCTGCCTCATGTTCAGGCAGAAATCTGTCACTACTGTAGGAGCTATCTCAAACGCATCAACAATGATCTGGCAGTAGAAGCAGAGCCTGTGGCCGATGACCTGGCCTCAATGGAACTCGACCGGAGGATGCTGGCCAAAGGTCTGAGTAGATCTGGAGTAAATTTACTGCTTCTACCTCAAGTGTAG
- a CDS encoding PilZ domain-containing protein — MEKKEWDDVPNLEGLEMEWDYSPDCRDGQRLHKRMTRTDMANLYGSGHVAVKVASTTGTFNASLRDLSEGGLGLDLKTPLDEFQNLKVGMMLGAKQIIASAQVRYVRSGGHGYTAGLQFLNLEPSIRKFIAGMYASKVLHHGF; from the coding sequence ATGGAGAAAAAAGAATGGGACGATGTCCCTAATCTGGAAGGCTTGGAAATGGAGTGGGATTACAGCCCCGACTGTCGTGACGGGCAACGTCTCCATAAGCGTATGACCAGGACCGACATGGCCAACCTCTATGGCAGTGGTCACGTAGCGGTCAAAGTAGCCAGCACGACCGGCACCTTTAATGCCTCTTTGCGGGATTTAAGTGAAGGTGGGCTGGGGTTGGATTTAAAGACTCCGCTTGATGAGTTTCAAAATCTTAAAGTAGGCATGATGTTAGGAGCAAAACAAATTATCGCCAGTGCCCAGGTGCGCTACGTTCGCTCCGGGGGACATGGATATACTGCCGGGTTGCAGTTTCTTAATCTTGAACCATCGATTCGTAAGTTTATAGCGGGAATGTACGCCTCCAAGGTGCTGCACCACGGTTTCTAA